From Medicago truncatula cultivar Jemalong A17 chromosome 7, MtrunA17r5.0-ANR, whole genome shotgun sequence, a single genomic window includes:
- the LOC120576965 gene encoding putative F-box/LRR-repeat protein At5g41840 has product MSSHRSIPNVDRISNLPDSVICHILSFLPTKQSSATSILSKRWNPLWHSVFTLDFDDQSFTDFHTFRHFVYSVMLTRDPTLPIRMFHLKCGTSPGCDPHDINRFVPVAVKKGIENLILDFTGTSHDFLIRLGPTFSSVFNCGRNLVVLKLKFAIVNVVAQFDFPLLKTLHLAYVYFFGDHTSDFNKLFVGCPILEDLQISNVQFLLSNRCDGGEFKGLSNLVRADISNRCWNMPFSWICNAKFLRVILV; this is encoded by the coding sequence ATGTCATCGCACCGTTCAATCCCAAATGTGGACAGAATCAGCAACCTACCAGACTCCGTTATCTGCcacattctctcttttctccctACCAAACAATCTTCTGCAACAAGCATTCTCTCTAAAAGATGGAATCCATTGTGGCACTCAGTTTTCACTCTCGACTTCGACGACCAAAGCTTTACAGACTTCCACACTTTTCGACATTTTGTCTACTCTGTCATGCTCACCCGTGACCCCACATTGCCCATCCGAATGTTCCACCTCAAATGTGGAACCTCCCCGGGATGTGATCCACATGATATCAATCGATTTGTTCCTGTTGCTGTCAAAAAAGGAATTGAGAATCTCATCTTAGATTTTACTGGCACTAGTCACGATTTTCTAATCAGATTAGGTCCTACTTTTTCAAGTGTTTTCAACTGCGGCAGGAATCTTGTGGTTCTTAAATTGAAGTTTGCAATAGTGAATGTTGTTGCTCAATTTGATTTTCCACTACTCAAAACTCTCCATTTGGCCTATGTTTACTTTTTCGGAGATCATACAAGTGATTTTAACAAGCTTTTTGTAGGATGTCCTATTCTAGAGGATTTACAAATATCCAATGTTCAATTTTTATTGTCAAATCGTTGTGATGGAGGAGAGTTTAAAGGCTTATCCAATTTGGTCAGAGCCGACATTTCTAACCGTTGTTGGAATATGCCATTTTCTTGGATTTGTAATGCAAAGTTTCTACGAGTAATACTGGTATGA
- the LOC25497982 gene encoding F-box/FBD/LRR-repeat protein At5g56420 encodes MELIFGSSWCTKWKWVLELLEHCPKLQNLTLDEVLHFYRAEDDWKEPAIVPKCISSQLRTCSLKAHRGRTYELQFAEYIMKNATGMHTMTISGRRLEHQMLLKLSSCPRGSATCKLSFEFD; translated from the exons ATGGAGCTTATTTTTGGGTCAAGTTGGTGTACCAAATGGAAGTGGGTGCTAGAATTGCTTGAACATTGCCCTAAGCTTCAAAATCTTACTCTTGATGAAGTTTTACACTTTTAC CGTGCTGAGGACGATTGGAAGGAACCAGCAATTGTTCCGAAATGCATTTCCTCTCAACTTAGAACATGCTCACTTAAAGCTCATAGAGGCAGGACGTATGAGCTTCAGTTTGCAGAGTATATTATGAAGAATGCAACAGGAATGCACACCATGACAATTAGTGGCCGGCGGCTGGAACACCAAATGCTATTGAAATTATCTTCATGTCCAAGGGGCTCTGCTACATGTAAACtctcatttgaatttgattga